Proteins found in one Lycium ferocissimum isolate CSIRO_LF1 chromosome 6, AGI_CSIRO_Lferr_CH_V1, whole genome shotgun sequence genomic segment:
- the LOC132060898 gene encoding uncharacterized protein LOC132060898, with protein MIARIIFCTAVLLAILSVILLAIFSPIPQENKSRNPPWVDLSLYIQQPLVPASNLSPEKTPKDVGALIFHRLLTEGPENTSRVVGKAQGFIIPIQDFANSAFNIIYLTFNNKEFSGSLSVEAKSLTNDNKEELNVVGGTGYFAFARGLAVFVQTEKEAINSDNLEATYHIKLQLKFPNKSKTVPG; from the coding sequence ATGATAGCAAGAATCATTTTTTGCACTGCAGTTTTACTAGCAATACTTTCAGTCATTCTCCTAGCAATATTTTCACCAATACCCCAagaaaacaaatcaagaaaccCCCCTTGGGTTGATTTATCCCTATATATTCAACAACCCCTAGTTCCTGCTTCCAATTTATCCCCCGAAAAAACTCCAAAAGACGTTGGCGCTTTAATTTTCCATCGCCTTCTTACAGAAGGCCCGGAAAACACGTCTCGTGTAGTTGGAAAAGCTCAAGGTTTCATCATCCCAATTCAAGATTTCGCGAATTCAGCGTTTAACATTATTTATCTTACGTTTAATAACAAAGAATTTAGTGGGAGTCTTAGTGTTGAGGCTAAGAGTTTGACAAATGATAATAAGGAAgagttgaatgttgttggtggCACTGGCTATTTTGCATTTGCTCGTGGCCTAGCTGTTTTTGTACAAACAGAAAAGGAAGCTATTAATTCTGATAATTTGGAAGCTACTTATCATATAAAGCTTCAATTGAAATTCCCTAATAAATCCAAAACAGTTCCAGGATGA
- the LOC132060897 gene encoding kunitz trypsin inhibitor 5-like encodes MNGHLVLHTVQEKKKGTMSTENYLKLILLQILFSLSCLTTSQQPAAPSTTPMTPTPVQDIDGHELQIGSKYTILPTQKGSSGGGGVLALAPKNRPCPFYVLQENLESSNGLPARFMPVDNKQQVINLSTDLNIVFFAATICVQSTAWKVGGADEITGRRYVMSGGMTGRPGLETLSNWFKIERYGNGSYNNTNNNRNYKIVFCPGVCSNCKVVCGNVGVFNENGKRWLGLNDEPLVVRFKKVLN; translated from the coding sequence atgaatGGTCACTTAGTACTCCATACtgtccaagaaaaaaaaaaaggtaccaTGAGTACTGAAAACTACCTAAAATTAATACTACTCCAAATTTTATTCTCCTTATCTTGCCTAACAACCAGCCAACAACCTGCAGCACCATCCACAACTCCAATGACTCCCACACCTGTGCAAGACATTGATGGCCATGAGCTACAAATTGGCTCAAAATACACAATTTTACCTACTCAAAAGGGAAGTAGTGGAGGAGGTGGTGTGCTAGCACTAGCACCTAAAAACAGGCCATGTCCATTTTATGTCTTGCAAGAAAATCTTGAATCATCAAATGGCCTTCCAGCAAGATTCATGCCAGTTGACAATAaacaacaagtcataaatttATCAACTGATCTAAACATTGTGTTTTTTGCTGCCACAATTTGTGTTCAATCCACTGCGTGGAAGGTCGGTGGCGCAGACGAGATAACAGGCCGGAGGTATGTCATGAGTGGTGGCATGACTGGCCGGCCGGGCCTTGAAACATTAAGCAATTGGTTTAAAATAGAGAGGTATGGAAATGGGAGttataataatactaataataatcgGAATTATAAGATTGTGTTTTGTCCAGGAGTTTGTAGTAATTGTAAAGTAGTGTGTGGGAATGTAGGTGTTTTTAATGAGAATGGGAAGAGGTGGCTTGGGTTGAATGATGAACCACTTGTTGTTAGGTTCAAGAAAGTGTTGAATTAG